The following proteins are co-located in the Halarcobacter sp. genome:
- the urtB gene encoding urea ABC transporter permease subunit UrtB, giving the protein MKINILKIIFLNLFFFSSLFANFETDIEKLKTKSFKTKAEVIKELVEKYAEDERTEILLKKMVEGDLLYTKKEGTFVLLEKKEGSTYHTKTFLEGKLLKPQNRREFKKVKTNNRLRSIIKSNLAQMNLFSKKKEIRLKSAKNILSNVDEDSKELIEKALSKEKDSEVKEVLLEAKTIILAKYSSGQKQIKAVKDLSDFISSDTLATLKTIANQDNISKELQKAANSSITSVETIRSYYSVLEKAFFGLSMGSVLLLAAIGLAITFGVMKVINMAHGEMMMIGAYTTYTLQQVMPNLIEYSIIVAIPAAFIVSGIVGIIIERLVIRHLYGRPLETLLATFGISLILQQIVRTIYSPLNQEVKTPQWMSGALEINSALSLTYNRLYIIIFAVLVFFGILMVLNKTSLGLKVRAVTQNRQMAQAMGIKTSWIDAMTFGIGSGIAGIAGVALSQLTNVGPNLGQAYIVDSFMVVVFGGVGNLWGTLIGALTLGEINKFIEPVAGAVLAKVIILVFIILFIQKRPRGLFPQKGRDAQD; this is encoded by the coding sequence ATGAAAATCAATATTTTAAAAATAATCTTTCTTAATTTATTTTTCTTTAGCTCATTATTCGCAAATTTTGAAACTGATATTGAAAAATTAAAAACTAAATCCTTTAAAACAAAAGCAGAAGTTATAAAAGAGTTAGTTGAAAAATATGCAGAAGATGAAAGAACAGAAATTTTACTTAAAAAGATGGTAGAGGGTGACCTTCTTTATACAAAAAAAGAGGGAACATTTGTACTTCTTGAAAAAAAAGAGGGAAGTACTTATCATACTAAAACTTTTTTAGAGGGAAAACTACTTAAACCTCAAAACAGAAGAGAGTTTAAAAAAGTAAAAACAAACAATAGATTAAGAAGTATTATTAAATCAAATCTTGCACAAATGAATCTTTTTTCAAAGAAAAAAGAGATAAGACTTAAATCAGCAAAAAATATCTTATCAAATGTGGATGAAGACTCTAAAGAGTTAATAGAAAAAGCTTTATCAAAAGAGAAAGACAGTGAAGTAAAAGAGGTATTACTTGAAGCAAAAACTATTATACTTGCAAAATATTCAAGTGGACAAAAGCAAATCAAAGCGGTAAAAGATTTAAGTGATTTTATCTCTTCAGATACCCTTGCAACTTTAAAAACAATTGCAAATCAAGATAATATTAGCAAAGAGTTACAAAAAGCTGCAAATAGTTCTATTACATCCGTTGAGACTATTAGATCATATTATAGTGTTTTAGAAAAGGCATTTTTTGGTCTTAGTATGGGTTCAGTTTTACTCCTTGCAGCTATTGGACTTGCAATTACCTTTGGAGTAATGAAAGTTATCAATATGGCTCATGGTGAGATGATGATGATTGGAGCTTATACAACATATACACTTCAACAAGTTATGCCAAACTTAATAGAATACTCTATAATTGTGGCTATCCCTGCTGCATTTATTGTAAGTGGAATAGTGGGTATTATTATTGAAAGACTTGTAATTAGACATCTATATGGAAGACCACTTGAAACCTTATTGGCTACATTTGGGATTAGTTTAATTTTGCAACAAATAGTAAGAACAATCTATTCTCCACTAAATCAAGAGGTTAAAACTCCCCAATGGATGAGTGGTGCATTAGAGATTAATAGTGCTCTATCACTTACATACAATAGATTATATATCATCATATTTGCAGTATTAGTTTTCTTTGGAATATTAATGGTTCTAAATAAAACCTCTTTAGGATTAAAGGTGCGAGCTGTAACACAAAATAGACAAATGGCTCAAGCAATGGGGATTAAAACATCTTGGATAGATGCCATGACTTTTGGTATAGGTTCAGGAATTGCTGGAATTGCTGGAGTTGCATTATCACAACTTACAAATGTAGGTCCAAATCTTGGACAAGCCTATATTGTTGACTCCTTTATGGTTGTTGTATTTGGTGGAGTTGGTAACCTTTGGGGAACACTAATTGGTGCACTAACACTTGGGGAGATTAACAAATTTATAGAACCAGTAGCAGGGGCTGTTTTAGCAAAAGTTATCATCCTTGTATTTATTATTTTATTTATTCAAAAAAGACCTAGAGGACTTTTCCCTCAAAAAGGTCGAGATGCTCAAGATTAA